A genomic stretch from Sphingobacterium sp. ML3W includes:
- a CDS encoding DUF1501 domain-containing protein produces the protein MKDLNKLIEEAQQSELKAVTRRHFLKDCVAGIGGIALGGLLAGCGGWDSSKSKGSLDLNALNPLIPKSPHFPGKAKSVIYLHMAGAPSQLELFDYKPALQKLHNQPCPQSLLAGKKFAFIRGVPKMLGPQATFKQYGQSGAWVSDHLPHFSKVVDDVSFLKAVHTDQFNHGPAQLFMHTGSARLGRPSIGSWVTYGLGSENSNLPGFVVLTSGGKTPDAGKSVWGSGFLPSVYQGVQCRSKGDPVLYIADPEGMDRDMKRNLIDAINNVNKTEYDTFKDPETLSRIAQYEMAYKMQVAVPEVMNINNEPAYIHELYGTEPGKESFANNCLLARKLVEQGVRFVQLFDWGWDSHGTNASDSIDLGFRNKCREIDRPMTALILDLKQRGLLEDTLVVWGGEFGRTPMQENRDNSDMPFLGRDHHTDAYTIWMAGGGVRNGISYGQTDDIGFAGVEGRASVHDVHATMLHLLGFDHEKFTYEFQGRPFRLTDVEGELIQAII, from the coding sequence ATGAAAGATCTGAATAAACTAATTGAAGAGGCACAGCAATCTGAATTGAAGGCTGTGACAAGAAGACATTTCCTGAAAGATTGCGTTGCTGGTATCGGTGGAATTGCACTTGGAGGCCTATTGGCTGGTTGCGGCGGATGGGATTCATCTAAATCTAAAGGGAGTCTGGATCTCAATGCCCTAAATCCATTGATCCCTAAATCGCCACATTTCCCTGGCAAGGCCAAAAGTGTCATCTATCTACATATGGCGGGAGCCCCTTCACAGCTTGAACTATTTGATTATAAGCCTGCATTGCAGAAACTGCATAATCAACCCTGTCCACAATCGCTTTTGGCAGGTAAGAAGTTCGCCTTTATTCGAGGGGTACCTAAAATGCTGGGACCACAGGCTACCTTCAAGCAATATGGTCAAAGTGGCGCTTGGGTATCCGATCATTTACCACATTTCAGTAAGGTAGTTGATGATGTTAGTTTTTTGAAAGCTGTTCATACCGATCAGTTTAATCATGGACCGGCACAGCTGTTTATGCATACCGGGAGTGCCCGTCTGGGACGTCCGAGTATCGGTTCATGGGTGACCTATGGTCTAGGCTCTGAAAACAGCAATTTACCAGGCTTTGTGGTGTTAACTTCTGGTGGTAAAACACCGGATGCGGGAAAGAGTGTCTGGGGAAGTGGCTTTCTACCGTCGGTTTATCAAGGAGTTCAATGTCGTTCAAAGGGAGATCCCGTTCTGTATATTGCTGACCCCGAGGGCATGGATCGGGACATGAAGCGAAATCTTATTGATGCGATCAATAATGTGAATAAAACAGAGTATGACACATTTAAAGATCCAGAGACACTGTCCCGGATTGCGCAATATGAAATGGCCTATAAAATGCAGGTTGCAGTACCTGAGGTGATGAATATCAATAATGAACCAGCTTATATCCATGAGTTATATGGTACCGAACCCGGAAAGGAGTCTTTTGCAAATAATTGTCTATTGGCCCGCAAGCTCGTTGAGCAGGGGGTACGTTTTGTACAGTTATTTGATTGGGGCTGGGATAGCCATGGTACCAATGCATCGGACTCGATAGATCTTGGGTTTAGAAATAAATGTCGGGAGATTGATCGTCCGATGACGGCATTGATTTTGGATCTGAAGCAACGTGGTCTACTCGAAGATACATTGGTGGTCTGGGGAGGCGAGTTTGGACGCACGCCGATGCAGGAGAACCGGGATAATAGTGATATGCCATTTCTGGGTAGAGACCATCATACCGATGCCTATACCATTTGGATGGCGGGCGGCGGAGTGCGCAATGGCATCAGTTATGGACAAACTGACGATATCGGTTTTGCGGGTGTTGAAGGAAGGGCTTCCGTACACGATGTCCACGCAACCATGCTCCATCTCCTTGGCTTTGACCACGAAAAATTTACTTATGAATTTCAGGGCCGACCATTCCGTTTGACGGATGTGGAAGGCGAACTTATACAAGCGATTATTTAA
- a CDS encoding DUF1553 domain-containing protein: MNRKLMVLASLAVVVACIAIFTFRKEETIDFSADVKPILNKHCITCHGGVKKNGGLSFLFENEAFAKAESGKSAIIPGDAEHSEFMKRLLSDDPELRMPYNAPKLNDDEIDILKKWIDQGAKWGEHWAYTLPKDVEVPKTFSFAGLFGIKPKGVNNDIDYFVQDKLKSKDLTFADEADRATLLRRLYLDLIGIPPTLAETRAFIEDESDDAYSRRVDSLLASSKYGEKWASWWLDMARYADTKGYEKDGSRSIWPYRDWVIKALNNDMPYDEFTVEQLAGDLLPQPTKDQLIATAFHRNTMNNDEGGTDSEEFRMAAVLDRLNTSYQVWLSTTFECVQCHSHTYDPFKFEEYYKSLAFFNNTRDEDTQGDHPKLRFYAAQDEKRIDSIKHWLAANGNANVVKSADLFLHTLEPKIHAHYSDQIVDGALYDTKWLGVRNSGSARLKAITLDGKKQLFMNFWTDAVGGKMEVHLNNPHGPLLTNVDLPKTSGRQVIQAPIVPTTGVHDLYLVFKNAAVAAGQPICMIEWFAFREDFPLGKPMENQHLQRTFLQLVNLQPEGVPVMIENPKDMQRKTNVFIRGNRLSLGAEVQPMVPESLNDFPKGAPRNRMGFAQWIVSKENPLTARTLVNRVWAQLFGRGLVEPLGDMGTQSTPPIHRELLDYLALDLMNGKKWSIKKLVREIVLSGTYRQSSTLNSDNVQKDPQNYYLARGPRFRLSAEQIRDQALAVSGLLSNKMYGPSVMPYQPDGVWMTVYSGESWVKSEGEDQFRRGVYTFLKRTSPYPSFVSFDASSREVCLVDRIRTNTPLQALATLNDPVYLEAAKHLGEIMEREGKGNTKNSIGAGYRRAMLREADPKKIADLELLYQKALAEFNKTPASAAKYLGGDLAKDNSKKLSSKAAYMLVANALLNLDEFLTKS, encoded by the coding sequence ATGAATAGAAAATTAATGGTGTTAGCATCATTGGCCGTAGTTGTCGCCTGCATTGCAATATTTACATTTCGCAAAGAAGAAACAATAGATTTTAGTGCAGATGTCAAACCGATATTAAATAAACACTGTATTACCTGTCATGGTGGCGTGAAGAAAAATGGAGGGCTTAGTTTTCTTTTCGAAAATGAAGCTTTTGCCAAAGCTGAGTCTGGCAAATCGGCGATTATTCCGGGGGATGCGGAACATAGCGAGTTTATGAAAAGATTGCTGTCGGATGATCCCGAACTACGTATGCCTTACAATGCACCCAAACTGAATGATGATGAGATCGACATCCTAAAAAAATGGATTGATCAAGGTGCGAAGTGGGGTGAACATTGGGCCTACACATTACCTAAAGACGTTGAAGTACCCAAAACCTTTTCGTTTGCGGGACTATTTGGAATAAAACCCAAAGGGGTAAATAATGACATTGACTATTTTGTTCAGGATAAATTGAAGTCCAAAGATCTGACATTTGCCGATGAAGCCGACCGAGCTACTTTATTAAGGAGACTTTATCTGGATCTCATCGGTATACCACCCACATTAGCCGAAACCCGTGCTTTTATCGAAGATGAGAGCGACGATGCATATTCCCGTAGAGTTGATAGCTTATTAGCCTCCTCCAAATATGGTGAAAAATGGGCCAGTTGGTGGTTGGATATGGCACGGTATGCAGATACCAAAGGTTATGAAAAAGACGGATCCCGTAGTATTTGGCCTTATCGGGACTGGGTGATCAAAGCCTTAAATAACGATATGCCTTACGACGAATTTACAGTTGAGCAGCTCGCAGGAGATCTTCTGCCACAACCAACCAAAGATCAGCTCATCGCAACTGCTTTTCACCGCAATACGATGAATAACGATGAGGGGGGAACCGATAGTGAGGAGTTTCGGATGGCGGCCGTGCTGGACCGTTTAAATACCAGTTATCAGGTATGGTTGAGTACAACATTTGAATGCGTACAATGCCATAGCCATACCTATGACCCGTTTAAATTTGAAGAATACTATAAATCGCTGGCATTTTTCAATAATACAAGGGATGAAGATACACAGGGAGATCATCCGAAGTTACGTTTTTACGCTGCACAGGACGAAAAACGTATCGATAGCATTAAGCATTGGCTGGCGGCCAACGGAAATGCAAACGTGGTTAAATCAGCGGACCTATTTCTGCATACACTAGAACCCAAGATTCATGCGCATTATAGTGATCAGATTGTGGATGGTGCATTGTACGATACAAAATGGCTTGGTGTGCGCAATAGCGGATCGGCTCGTTTGAAAGCAATTACATTGGATGGCAAAAAACAACTCTTCATGAATTTCTGGACCGATGCGGTCGGAGGGAAAATGGAGGTGCACCTCAATAACCCTCATGGTCCCCTGTTAACCAATGTGGATTTACCGAAAACTTCGGGAAGACAGGTTATTCAAGCACCGATCGTACCAACTACAGGTGTACATGATCTCTACCTGGTCTTTAAAAATGCAGCAGTTGCAGCTGGTCAGCCAATATGTATGATTGAATGGTTTGCTTTTCGCGAAGATTTTCCTCTCGGGAAACCAATGGAAAATCAGCATCTGCAACGTACCTTTTTGCAGCTCGTCAATCTACAGCCCGAAGGAGTGCCTGTTATGATCGAAAACCCGAAGGATATGCAGCGGAAAACCAATGTATTTATCCGCGGAAATCGTTTGTCTTTGGGTGCGGAAGTACAGCCTATGGTTCCGGAGTCACTGAATGATTTTCCAAAGGGAGCCCCTCGAAATCGTATGGGCTTCGCACAGTGGATTGTTAGTAAAGAAAATCCATTGACTGCCCGCACTTTGGTTAACCGTGTCTGGGCGCAGCTCTTCGGCCGGGGACTGGTTGAACCATTAGGCGATATGGGTACACAGAGTACACCACCGATTCATCGTGAATTATTGGATTATCTGGCCCTAGATCTTATGAACGGAAAAAAATGGAGCATTAAAAAATTGGTCCGTGAGATCGTCCTATCGGGCACCTATAGGCAGTCGTCAACATTAAATAGTGACAATGTACAAAAAGATCCCCAAAATTATTATCTCGCAAGGGGACCACGATTCCGACTTTCCGCAGAGCAGATCCGCGATCAGGCTTTGGCCGTCAGTGGGTTGTTAAGCAATAAAATGTATGGGCCGAGTGTCATGCCTTATCAACCGGATGGTGTCTGGATGACAGTGTATAGTGGTGAGTCCTGGGTGAAAAGTGAGGGTGAAGATCAGTTTAGACGCGGTGTCTATACCTTCCTAAAACGTACCAGTCCTTATCCATCCTTTGTTTCCTTTGATGCATCCAGTAGGGAGGTCTGTCTGGTTGATCGTATACGGACTAATACACCATTGCAGGCTTTGGCGACGCTCAATGATCCAGTATATCTCGAAGCTGCAAAACATTTGGGCGAAATCATGGAGCGGGAAGGCAAAGGAAATACAAAAAATAGTATCGGTGCAGGCTATCGAAGGGCAATGCTTCGGGAGGCTGATCCCAAGAAGATTGCTGATCTCGAATTGCTCTACCAAAAAGCGCTTGCCGAATTTAACAAAACACCAGCTTCAGCCGCGAAATACCTGGGCGGTGATTTGGCAAAGGACAATAGCAAAAAACTGTCCTCCAAAGCCGCTTACATGTTGGTGGCAAATGCCTTATTGAATTTAGATGAGTTTTTGACAAAATCATAA
- a CDS encoding c-type cytochrome domain-containing protein encodes MMVFLEELMAFLGRFHPILVHLPIGILLIAFVMAFLELFKKENPYRPAIRLSLLLGSIAAVFAAFSGFLLSRNGGYEIQVLNYHQWLGIVVAGCSILLYVLYREKSETLQWSKKIIRFRFWLFLILVVLLGITGHYGGTLTHGKGYFIEAMPQAMKKTFGVKESSEEVLIVENVQEAAVYDGIIQPILKQRCQSCHGDRKQEGGLALHTKESLLKGGENGKVLVDNKSKESELYARLILPEGHKKRMPPKGRTPISPDQIKLIAWWIDQGANFDKKVNQLTQTKEIAAILKKLETGEQEASPVLYADFPKAPDLPKDKVDAWQAKGIKIIPVAKENNLVLVNAINYPQFNDKDLQDLLAIKENIVQLKLGHTAITDQAFSTIKSMPVISRLHLENTKVSDGGLSQLKGLQKLIYLNLVGTKVTAKGLSNLKDIPNLKNVYIYQTGSQDSTALKALHGKVRIDTGNYRLPFIATDTVRF; translated from the coding sequence ATGATGGTTTTCCTTGAAGAATTGATGGCCTTTTTGGGACGGTTTCATCCCATCTTAGTGCATTTACCCATCGGAATTTTATTGATCGCATTTGTGATGGCATTTTTGGAGCTATTCAAGAAGGAAAATCCATACCGGCCTGCGATTAGGTTATCCTTGTTATTAGGTAGTATAGCAGCTGTATTTGCGGCGTTCTCAGGATTTCTGCTATCACGCAATGGTGGTTATGAAATACAGGTGCTCAATTACCACCAATGGTTGGGCATTGTGGTGGCGGGGTGCAGCATATTACTCTATGTGCTCTATCGTGAAAAAAGTGAAACGTTGCAATGGTCAAAAAAGATCATTAGGTTCCGCTTTTGGTTATTTTTGATCCTGGTCGTATTGCTGGGAATTACAGGACACTACGGTGGCACCCTGACACATGGCAAGGGTTACTTTATTGAAGCGATGCCGCAAGCAATGAAAAAGACTTTTGGAGTGAAGGAGAGCAGCGAAGAGGTATTAATCGTTGAGAATGTACAAGAGGCTGCCGTATATGATGGTATTATTCAGCCCATACTCAAGCAGCGTTGTCAAAGCTGTCATGGTGATCGTAAACAGGAGGGAGGATTGGCCTTACATACTAAGGAAAGCCTGCTAAAAGGAGGAGAGAATGGTAAAGTACTGGTCGATAACAAGTCCAAAGAAAGTGAGCTGTATGCACGATTGATCTTACCGGAAGGGCACAAAAAAAGAATGCCACCAAAAGGGCGCACACCAATCAGTCCTGATCAGATCAAATTGATCGCCTGGTGGATCGACCAAGGAGCGAACTTCGATAAAAAAGTGAACCAACTCACACAGACCAAAGAAATAGCAGCAATATTGAAAAAGTTAGAAACAGGGGAGCAGGAAGCTTCCCCGGTATTGTATGCAGATTTTCCCAAAGCACCCGATTTACCAAAGGATAAAGTCGATGCCTGGCAGGCAAAAGGTATTAAAATTATTCCTGTGGCTAAAGAAAATAATCTCGTGCTGGTCAATGCCATCAACTATCCACAGTTTAATGATAAGGATCTGCAAGATCTATTGGCGATTAAAGAGAATATCGTTCAGCTGAAACTAGGGCATACCGCAATTACCGATCAGGCTTTTTCTACAATAAAATCCATGCCTGTCATCTCGCGTTTGCATCTCGAGAATACAAAAGTCTCCGATGGAGGTTTGTCACAATTGAAAGGACTGCAAAAGTTGATCTATCTCAATCTGGTGGGAACAAAAGTAACCGCAAAGGGTTTGTCAAATTTGAAGGATATTCCTAATCTGAAAAATGTATATATCTACCAAACGGGAAGCCAGGACAGTACGGCCTTAAAAGCATTACATGGTAAGGTTCGTATCGACACAGGTAATTACCGATTGCCATTTATCGCTACGGATACAGTCAGGTTCTAG
- a CDS encoding glycoside hydrolase N-terminal domain-containing protein has translation MKYVFLILLFFAARLVIAQPSPAYNLHFKDLATRWDEAIPLGNGQLGALIWKKENAIRLSLDRADLWDERKAFEIEKHDFKWVQQQLKNNSYQAAQQWGDSPYDRSPYPTKLPAAAMTLNLAKFGKVVSNVLDIQTAVHTLKFDDGKILTSFVHATSPMGYFEITAKNISDLGPELIPHEYETKTNTDEQKSVVDGQSLARLGYKQGNIVKMGNAQLLHQETYDHHFFEVMLCWEKVSSTKLIGYWTISNDEKVKKQPLSLEQFEKAKRSHLAWWTSYWSKSNISIPEKDLEKQYYLELYKLGATARQGAPAITLQAVWTADNGGLPPWKGDFHNDLNTQLSYWPAYTANRMNEAQSYTDWLWKIRPKNLAYTRQYFGVDGLNIPGVLTLNGYPMGGWIQYSLSPTVSAWTAQHFYWQWKYSMDPNFLKKQAYPYIIEAATYLKNITYLKDGRRYLPLSSSPEYNDNGTAAWFNSWTNFDLSLAHYLFAIAAEVSTANGKTEAAKEWTRYGAELPNFATDETGLRVAEDLSMKHSHRHMSPYMAIYPLGILDINNTQDKSLIEKSLSHLEQLGTRAWVGYSFSWMACLHARAKQSKQAVSNLQKFAHNFCSINSFHLNGDQNGGQYSDFTYRPFTLEGNFAFAQGVHELLIQSKNDYIEVFPATPEEWKDISFKNLRTTGGFIVSANKNNNKITLLKITASQDGIFRIFENTDLQDISTKKRLSKDKNLQYIKLKKGQTVHLSSI, from the coding sequence ATGAAATACGTCTTTCTTATATTACTATTTTTCGCAGCGCGTCTGGTTATCGCCCAACCGTCCCCTGCTTATAATCTCCATTTCAAAGATCTTGCAACACGATGGGATGAAGCCATCCCTTTGGGTAATGGTCAGCTGGGTGCATTGATCTGGAAAAAGGAAAATGCCATCCGGCTATCCTTGGACCGTGCTGATCTTTGGGATGAACGAAAAGCTTTTGAGATAGAAAAACATGATTTTAAATGGGTACAGCAGCAATTGAAAAACAACAGCTATCAGGCGGCCCAACAATGGGGCGATTCACCCTATGACCGTTCTCCCTATCCTACCAAACTTCCTGCGGCGGCGATGACCTTAAACTTAGCTAAATTCGGAAAGGTCGTATCCAATGTACTAGATATACAAACTGCTGTACATACACTGAAATTCGACGACGGAAAAATACTTACCTCTTTTGTCCATGCGACCAGTCCAATGGGCTATTTTGAAATCACAGCGAAGAACATTAGCGACCTTGGTCCAGAGCTTATTCCACATGAATATGAAACCAAGACCAATACGGATGAGCAAAAAAGTGTTGTCGATGGTCAAAGTTTAGCCAGGTTGGGCTATAAACAGGGAAATATTGTTAAAATGGGGAATGCGCAGCTATTACATCAGGAAACTTATGATCATCACTTTTTTGAGGTCATGTTATGTTGGGAAAAAGTCTCATCGACCAAATTGATCGGCTATTGGACAATCAGTAATGATGAAAAGGTCAAGAAACAACCGCTATCACTCGAACAATTTGAAAAAGCAAAGCGAAGCCATCTCGCATGGTGGACAAGCTATTGGTCTAAATCTAACATTTCCATCCCTGAAAAAGATCTCGAAAAACAATACTATCTGGAGCTTTATAAATTAGGGGCCACAGCACGCCAAGGAGCTCCGGCAATAACCTTGCAGGCTGTTTGGACAGCAGATAATGGTGGACTACCACCTTGGAAAGGCGACTTCCACAATGATCTCAATACCCAACTGAGTTATTGGCCGGCTTATACCGCCAACCGAATGAATGAAGCACAAAGTTATACGGATTGGTTATGGAAAATCAGACCGAAAAACCTTGCTTACACTCGACAGTATTTTGGTGTTGACGGATTGAATATCCCGGGTGTGCTGACCTTGAACGGCTACCCTATGGGAGGTTGGATCCAATACTCCCTTTCGCCTACGGTCAGTGCCTGGACCGCCCAACATTTTTATTGGCAATGGAAATACAGTATGGATCCCAATTTCTTAAAAAAACAGGCCTATCCTTATATTATAGAAGCAGCGACCTATCTAAAAAATATTACCTATCTCAAAGATGGGAGACGCTATCTACCCCTGAGCAGTAGTCCAGAATATAATGATAACGGCACTGCCGCCTGGTTTAATAGTTGGACCAATTTTGATCTCAGCCTGGCACATTATTTATTCGCTATAGCAGCCGAGGTCAGTACAGCTAACGGCAAAACTGAAGCAGCAAAAGAATGGACACGATATGGCGCCGAATTGCCCAATTTTGCCACAGATGAAACTGGTCTCCGCGTTGCAGAGGATCTGAGCATGAAGCATTCACATCGGCATATGTCACCATATATGGCTATTTATCCCTTAGGAATACTTGACATCAATAATACGCAAGACAAATCGTTGATTGAAAAATCGCTGTCACATTTAGAGCAATTGGGCACCAGAGCCTGGGTAGGATATTCGTTCTCATGGATGGCCTGTCTCCATGCGCGGGCGAAACAAAGCAAACAAGCTGTCAGCAACCTACAGAAGTTTGCCCATAACTTTTGTTCCATCAATTCATTTCACCTCAACGGCGACCAAAACGGTGGTCAATATTCTGATTTTACTTATCGCCCTTTTACATTGGAGGGAAATTTTGCCTTTGCACAGGGGGTTCATGAATTGTTAATTCAGAGCAAAAATGATTATATCGAAGTTTTTCCGGCCACTCCTGAGGAATGGAAAGATATATCTTTTAAAAACCTGAGAACAACGGGCGGATTTATTGTCAGCGCTAACAAGAACAACAACAAGATCACCTTATTAAAAATAACCGCTAGCCAAGATGGTATCTTCCGCATTTTTGAAAATACAGACCTTCAGGATATTTCAACTAAAAAGCGGCTTTCAAAAGATAAGAATTTGCAATATATTAAACTGAAAAAAGGTCAAACAGTTCATCTAAGTAGCATCTAA
- a CDS encoding TIM barrel protein, protein MKRFLLLILLMANFFTLLAQKQEKLHIKYYCTNWGNTDSWDRFCERVKKAGYQGVEAWLPGDLKERKEMIDALQKYGLSLGLLSGGSGASFEQYRESFKRNLEEAAGMKPDYINCHTGKEYYSFEQNKQLIDIGQVVMEKQHVPVYHETHRGRFSFAAHLTKDYLAKIPSLRLALDISHWCNVHESLLGDQQEAVALALARTEHIHARIGHPEGPQVNDPAAPEWKNTVDQHLAWWDEIVKQHKQNGAKVLTITTEFGPAGYLPTLPFTQQPVADQWSVNVYMLNLLKDRYKE, encoded by the coding sequence ATGAAACGATTCCTATTACTAATACTTCTGATGGCCAATTTTTTTACACTTTTAGCTCAGAAGCAAGAGAAACTACATATCAAATATTATTGTACCAATTGGGGAAATACCGATTCCTGGGATCGATTCTGTGAACGTGTTAAGAAAGCAGGTTATCAAGGTGTCGAAGCCTGGCTACCCGGAGATCTGAAAGAACGGAAGGAAATGATCGATGCCCTACAAAAATACGGTCTGAGCTTAGGTTTGCTTTCCGGTGGTTCTGGAGCTTCCTTCGAACAGTATCGTGAAAGCTTTAAACGTAATCTGGAAGAAGCTGCAGGTATGAAACCTGATTATATCAACTGCCATACAGGTAAGGAATATTATTCCTTTGAACAAAATAAACAATTGATTGATATTGGCCAGGTCGTCATGGAAAAACAACATGTTCCGGTATACCATGAGACGCATCGTGGTAGATTTAGCTTTGCGGCGCACCTGACCAAAGATTACTTAGCAAAGATTCCTTCCTTAAGGCTTGCTTTGGATATTTCACATTGGTGCAATGTACATGAGTCCCTGCTCGGTGACCAGCAAGAAGCGGTAGCTTTGGCGCTTGCCCGGACAGAACATATCCATGCCCGGATCGGACACCCTGAAGGACCACAGGTCAATGATCCTGCGGCACCAGAATGGAAAAATACTGTAGATCAACATTTGGCCTGGTGGGATGAGATCGTTAAGCAGCATAAACAAAATGGAGCTAAGGTGTTGACCATCACAACAGAGTTTGGTCCGGCGGGCTATCTGCCAACACTACCTTTTACGCAGCAACCCGTAGCTGACCAATGGTCGGTAAATGTATATATGTTGAACTTACTCAAAGACAGGTATAAAGAATGA
- a CDS encoding amylo-alpha-1,6-glucosidase, with translation MRNLYFALSTSLLILSCNGGGNKSTGSNTQQSTPQDSSFQLVKDMATNVIKAGFNAGDGYSEVWIRDYNTFITLATKVHPHAQIKDQLGIFFKLQGADGNIADGFVKKSSLKNGVSDYYTITNPLAPEYAGHKNTVETDQETSLIQAVHKYIIATKDSSFLAQKIGETSVKDRMEQALQFLMDKRYNSTYGLLWGATTVDWGDVQPEHDWGVHLDESSHIALDIYDNAMFLIALDNYIDLFPEKKEKWGKVREMIANNTMKHLWDDKNEKFIPHIYIKGSPFPKDFDENQIYYHGGTAIAIEANLLSKEQIKTSLDKMIKNVKDAGAATIGLTVYPTYPAGFFKNKGMYPYGYQNGGDWTWFGGRMIQQLVKNGFQQEAYEQIKPMLARVIKNKGFYEWYTKDNKPEGSGTFRGEAGVLYDAISLLENTGK, from the coding sequence ATGAGAAATTTATATTTCGCGCTATCTACTTCATTGTTAATCTTATCCTGCAATGGCGGAGGAAATAAATCTACAGGTAGCAACACACAGCAGAGCACTCCACAGGATAGTAGTTTCCAGCTCGTTAAAGATATGGCGACCAATGTTATCAAAGCTGGGTTCAATGCCGGGGACGGCTATAGTGAGGTGTGGATCAGAGATTATAATACCTTTATTACGTTGGCGACCAAAGTACATCCCCATGCCCAGATCAAAGATCAGTTGGGTATATTTTTCAAATTACAGGGTGCCGATGGCAATATCGCTGATGGTTTTGTCAAAAAATCCAGCCTAAAGAATGGCGTTTCCGACTATTATACAATCACCAATCCCTTGGCACCGGAATATGCTGGGCATAAAAACACGGTTGAAACCGATCAGGAAACATCCCTGATCCAGGCGGTACACAAATATATCATAGCAACTAAGGACAGTTCCTTTCTGGCACAGAAAATCGGCGAAACGAGTGTAAAAGATCGTATGGAACAGGCTTTGCAATTCCTAATGGATAAACGCTACAATAGCACCTACGGATTATTATGGGGGGCCACAACGGTTGATTGGGGTGATGTTCAACCCGAACATGATTGGGGAGTACATTTAGATGAAAGTTCACATATTGCACTGGACATATACGATAACGCTATGTTTTTAATTGCACTGGACAATTACATTGACCTTTTTCCTGAAAAAAAGGAAAAATGGGGTAAGGTTCGGGAGATGATCGCAAACAATACGATGAAACATCTTTGGGATGATAAAAATGAAAAATTCATTCCGCATATTTATATTAAAGGTTCGCCATTTCCGAAGGATTTTGATGAAAACCAGATCTATTACCATGGTGGAACTGCGATTGCTATTGAAGCAAACCTGCTCAGCAAAGAGCAGATCAAAACGTCTTTGGACAAGATGATCAAAAATGTAAAGGATGCAGGTGCTGCCACCATTGGTCTAACGGTATACCCGACCTATCCGGCAGGTTTCTTCAAAAACAAAGGCATGTATCCCTATGGTTACCAAAATGGTGGAGACTGGACCTGGTTTGGGGGAAGAATGATCCAACAATTAGTTAAAAATGGTTTCCAACAGGAAGCCTACGAGCAGATAAAGCCCATGTTGGCTCGTGTTATTAAAAATAAAGGTTTCTACGAATGGTATACCAAAGACAATAAACCTGAAGGCTCAGGAACTTTCAGAGGCGAGGCTGGTGTACTTTACGATGCGATCAGCCTATTGGAAAATACCGGGAAATAA